One Streptomyces fagopyri DNA window includes the following coding sequences:
- a CDS encoding ATP-binding protein, with protein sequence MTTSFVGRDSELDAVETALTQYRAVTLTGGGGVGKSRLALRVAERARGRYADGVWWIDLSNLYDDRLFTATVCDAVDLLDHHPRAPVEGLREWLTGRQVLLVFDCCERVLASCHSLVNELLLSAPQLTVVATSRRPLGVQGEHRVEVTPLSTDAGGGGDAVRLFRERCATAAPAVSLDSRGSAEAVSAICRRLEGIPLAVELACARLRESSLTEIAERLGSRLDTLVDETAWPTRHRALRTAIGWSHELCSPLERLLWARLSVFRGPVEVPDAQAVCAGGPLAAHDIPRLLDRLADQSVLQRVGTRYRMLDTLCEYGAMWLAELGEEQAVVQLHATHFATMLAEAEAGWLSGQQVAWYARISASHTDIRAALDHLIEADPDAALEMAGRTGLFWPCCGHLHESRDYLERALVLDTPEGPSRTRALWALGITLTLQGDHRTALRVGEECADAARQDGTPQSALFAAHTLGLTHLMAGRPQAAYDVSDHALITRGTSPPSGAPQLCCMVIRTFAHSALGRLDEAYEAAIGLRRLSLRYGEHWARSYAFHQLAFIDLLQGRAHDAERHARAMLTSKHNLNDNLGIALALDLLTGANAAQGNGIGAARTSGTGNSYWRMLGHPNRGTPELSEVRDQWELQARRAAGDDAYDRAFHDALNSDAELGLALVLQGPAPS encoded by the coding sequence ATGACGACCAGCTTCGTCGGCCGCGACAGCGAACTCGACGCGGTCGAAACGGCGTTGACCCAGTACCGAGCGGTCACCCTGACCGGTGGCGGTGGTGTCGGCAAGAGCCGCCTGGCGCTGCGCGTCGCGGAGCGGGCACGGGGCCGGTACGCCGACGGTGTCTGGTGGATCGACCTGTCCAACCTCTACGACGACCGGCTGTTCACCGCCACCGTCTGCGACGCGGTCGACCTTCTGGACCACCATCCGCGCGCCCCGGTCGAGGGGCTGCGCGAGTGGCTGACCGGCCGACAGGTCCTTCTCGTCTTCGACTGCTGTGAACGAGTGCTGGCCTCCTGCCACTCACTGGTGAACGAACTTCTGCTCTCCGCGCCGCAGTTGACCGTCGTCGCCACCAGCAGAAGGCCTCTCGGTGTGCAGGGCGAGCACCGTGTCGAGGTGACTCCGCTCTCCACGGACGCCGGTGGCGGCGGAGACGCGGTGCGTCTGTTCCGCGAGCGCTGTGCCACCGCCGCCCCCGCGGTGTCCCTCGACTCCCGCGGTTCCGCCGAAGCCGTCTCCGCCATCTGCCGTCGGCTGGAGGGAATTCCGCTCGCCGTCGAACTCGCCTGCGCACGCCTGCGGGAGAGCAGCCTCACCGAGATCGCCGAGCGTCTCGGATCACGCCTCGACACTCTCGTGGACGAGACGGCATGGCCCACGCGTCACCGAGCGCTTCGCACCGCCATCGGCTGGAGCCACGAACTGTGTTCCCCGCTGGAGCGCCTGCTGTGGGCCAGGCTCTCCGTCTTCCGCGGGCCCGTCGAAGTGCCGGACGCCCAGGCCGTCTGCGCGGGTGGCCCTCTCGCCGCCCACGACATCCCCCGGCTGCTCGACCGGCTGGCCGATCAGTCCGTCCTCCAACGGGTGGGCACCCGCTACCGCATGCTCGACACCCTGTGCGAGTACGGGGCGATGTGGCTCGCGGAGCTGGGCGAGGAACAGGCCGTGGTCCAACTCCACGCCACGCACTTCGCCACCATGCTGGCCGAGGCCGAAGCCGGCTGGCTCAGCGGCCAGCAGGTCGCCTGGTACGCGCGGATCTCCGCGAGTCACACCGACATCCGCGCCGCACTGGACCATCTCATCGAGGCGGACCCCGATGCCGCTCTCGAAATGGCGGGCCGGACGGGCCTGTTCTGGCCCTGTTGCGGACACCTCCACGAGTCCCGCGACTATCTCGAACGCGCCCTGGTCCTCGACACGCCCGAGGGCCCGTCCCGTACCCGGGCACTGTGGGCCCTGGGTATCACGCTGACCCTCCAGGGCGACCACCGCACCGCCCTGCGCGTCGGGGAGGAGTGCGCCGACGCGGCGCGACAGGACGGTACCCCGCAGTCCGCGCTCTTCGCCGCCCACACCCTCGGCCTCACCCACCTCATGGCCGGTCGCCCCCAGGCCGCGTACGACGTGAGCGACCACGCCCTGATCACCCGCGGTACGTCGCCCCCGTCAGGGGCCCCGCAACTCTGCTGCATGGTGATCCGGACGTTCGCCCACTCCGCACTGGGCCGACTGGACGAGGCCTACGAAGCGGCCATCGGCCTGCGCCGTCTCAGCCTCAGGTACGGCGAGCACTGGGCGCGGTCGTACGCGTTCCACCAACTCGCCTTCATAGACCTTCTCCAGGGGCGCGCGCACGACGCCGAACGCCACGCCCGAGCCATGCTCACCAGCAAGCACAACCTCAACGACAACCTCGGGATCGCACTCGCTCTCGACCTCCTCACCGGTGCGAACGCCGCTCAGGGCAACGGCATCGGGGCCGCCCGTACCTCCGGCACCGGGAACTCGTACTGGCGCATGCTCGGCCACCCGAACCGCGGCACGCCCGAGCTCTCCGAGGTTCGCGACCAGTGGGAGCTGCAGGCCCGCCGGGCGGCCGGGGACGACGCGTACGACAGGGCCTTCCACGACGCGCTGAACAGCGACGCCGAACTGGGCCTCGCCCTCGTGCTGCAAGGCCCCGCACCCTCCTGA
- a CDS encoding FAD-dependent monooxygenase, whose protein sequence is MTAKPEAPSEGSLDQQVVIVGAGPVGLWLAHELAVAGVTPLVLERAGRRSPHSKALGIQPRTIEVLALRDRHQDVIAGGRPLPNWHFGMLEARVDFRDLPTPFPYLLAQPQSVTEQLLEGYAAERGVQVRRGHEVVSLTQDGSSVTLGVRGPDGEYTVDAGYVVGADGARSVVRQEAGIGFPGSDTSAYGFLGEVILDRPPLTPGFSALNEAGRLLVVPLPGGRFRVTGYDPRNQTREPMTLDELREASVRIAGTDFGMRDPSWLSRFGNATRLAATYRAGRVLLAGDAAHIHWPAGGVGLNVGLQDAMNLGWKLAAVVQGRADDELLDTYHAERHPVGGELAEHTRAQTALIVGLTPEITALRALLSEAVVRAGAFSDLLAGKLSGLDIAYPPADARAHPLTGVRAYDPEGEGVLPLLHDGRAVLLTMGQEPVDAALAERAAKAGISVHPSRIAETGGPAWSDVTAALIRPDGHVWWATEEHSSGAAFTAEVGKALEELRVVFSPPAVADSVVS, encoded by the coding sequence ATGACCGCCAAGCCCGAGGCTCCCTCGGAGGGGTCCTTGGACCAGCAGGTCGTGATCGTGGGAGCCGGCCCGGTCGGTCTCTGGCTCGCCCACGAACTCGCCGTGGCCGGCGTGACCCCCCTCGTCCTCGAACGCGCGGGCCGGCGCAGCCCTCACTCCAAGGCGCTGGGAATCCAGCCGCGCACCATCGAAGTGCTGGCCCTGCGCGACCGGCACCAGGACGTGATCGCCGGTGGCCGCCCCCTGCCGAACTGGCACTTCGGCATGCTCGAGGCACGCGTCGACTTCCGTGACCTGCCGACCCCCTTCCCCTATCTGCTGGCCCAGCCGCAGTCGGTCACCGAGCAACTCCTGGAGGGCTACGCCGCCGAACGGGGCGTTCAGGTCCGCCGCGGCCACGAAGTCGTCTCACTGACCCAGGACGGCTCGTCGGTGACCCTGGGGGTGCGAGGCCCGGACGGCGAGTACACGGTCGACGCCGGTTACGTCGTCGGCGCGGACGGGGCCCGCAGCGTCGTACGCCAGGAGGCCGGCATCGGCTTCCCGGGCTCCGACACGTCCGCGTACGGCTTCCTCGGCGAGGTGATCCTCGACCGGCCGCCGCTGACCCCCGGGTTCTCCGCCCTCAACGAAGCCGGACGCCTCCTTGTCGTACCGCTGCCCGGCGGAAGATTCCGTGTCACCGGGTACGACCCGCGCAACCAGACGCGCGAACCGATGACGCTGGACGAGCTGCGTGAGGCCTCGGTACGCATCGCCGGCACCGACTTCGGCATGCGTGACCCGTCCTGGCTGTCCCGTTTCGGCAACGCGACGCGGCTGGCGGCCACCTACCGCGCGGGCCGGGTGCTCCTGGCCGGTGACGCCGCGCACATCCACTGGCCGGCCGGCGGCGTCGGCCTGAACGTCGGCCTTCAGGACGCCATGAACCTCGGCTGGAAGCTGGCCGCGGTGGTCCAGGGCCGTGCCGACGACGAGCTCCTGGACACCTATCACGCCGAACGCCACCCGGTCGGCGGGGAACTCGCCGAGCACACCAGGGCGCAGACCGCTCTCATCGTGGGCCTGACGCCCGAGATCACGGCACTGCGCGCCCTCCTGAGCGAGGCCGTCGTCCGCGCGGGAGCCTTCTCCGACCTTCTGGCCGGCAAGCTCTCCGGGCTCGACATCGCCTACCCGCCCGCCGACGCCCGGGCGCACCCCCTGACCGGCGTCCGCGCCTACGATCCCGAGGGCGAGGGAGTGCTCCCGCTCCTGCACGACGGCCGCGCCGTGCTGCTGACGATGGGTCAGGAGCCGGTGGACGCGGCCCTGGCCGAGCGGGCGGCGAAGGCCGGTATCTCCGTCCACCCGAGCCGAATCGCCGAGACCGGCGGCCCCGCCTGGTCCGATGTCACCGCCGCGCTCATCCGGCCCGACGGACATGTGTGGTGGGCGACCGAAGAGCACAGCTCCGGAGCGGCGTTCACGGCCGAGGTCGGCAAGGCACTCGAAGAGCTGCGGGTGGTCTTCTCTCCGCCCGCCGTCGCGGACAGCGTCGTCTCCTGA
- a CDS encoding TetR/AcrR family transcriptional regulator, producing MPTAQTPPARPRRVRDPELHRRAILDAAARAFAERGYNRATLRDIAQRAGVTHGLVLRHFGSKENLFLAAVPGTRSIEELAEDSGEPLAARIAQEFVRRLENPESTDTFVALMRSATDDEHAAAKLYIAMQQRTDETYRRLLGAHALEHRVPFLAALLVGVTFSRYVIRAGALAEMSTERFTEDLTASVDALLRERPPAGRPAPLGDHRRESGDDPTAG from the coding sequence ATGCCCACCGCCCAGACTCCGCCCGCCCGCCCCCGCCGCGTCCGCGATCCGGAGCTGCACCGCCGCGCCATCCTCGACGCCGCGGCCCGGGCCTTCGCCGAGCGCGGCTACAACCGGGCCACGCTGAGAGACATCGCCCAGCGCGCCGGGGTCACCCACGGGCTGGTGCTGCGCCACTTCGGCAGCAAGGAGAACCTGTTCCTCGCCGCGGTTCCCGGCACCCGCTCCATCGAAGAACTGGCCGAGGACTCCGGCGAACCCCTCGCCGCCCGCATCGCCCAGGAGTTCGTCCGCCGCCTGGAGAACCCCGAGAGCACCGACACCTTCGTCGCGCTCATGCGCAGTGCGACGGACGACGAACACGCCGCGGCGAAGCTGTACATCGCCATGCAGCAACGCACCGACGAGACCTACCGCCGGCTGCTCGGCGCGCACGCGCTGGAGCACCGGGTGCCGTTCCTGGCCGCGCTGCTCGTCGGCGTCACCTTCAGCCGGTACGTCATCCGGGCCGGCGCGCTCGCGGAGATGAGCACGGAACGCTTCACGGAGGACCTCACCGCCTCCGTCGACGCGCTGCTGCGCGAGAGGCCGCCGGCCGGACGCCCCGCACCGCTCGGCGACCACCGGCGGGAATCCGGCGACGACCCGACCGCCGGCTGA